A stretch of Nonomuraea africana DNA encodes these proteins:
- a CDS encoding GNAT family N-acetyltransferase, with protein METTWNGAAVTFHRASAADAAEVLDVLDEAAAWLRRRGITQWPERFESSWIEGAIERGETWLARVGTATAGTLTLDWADPLWADAGGAAGYVHRMAVRRQAAGLGALLLDWSADTARCNGRHLLRLDCVAANAGLRAYYEARGFLHRGDAPVGGAPGQRRDDGPRTYVSRYELTLPPGPESAALPR; from the coding sequence ATGGAGACGACCTGGAACGGCGCGGCGGTCACCTTCCACCGCGCATCGGCCGCCGATGCCGCCGAGGTGCTGGACGTGCTCGACGAGGCGGCGGCCTGGCTGCGTCGGCGCGGCATCACCCAGTGGCCGGAGCGCTTCGAGAGCTCCTGGATCGAAGGCGCGATCGAGCGTGGCGAGACCTGGCTCGCCCGCGTCGGCACCGCGACCGCCGGCACACTCACCCTCGACTGGGCAGACCCCCTGTGGGCCGACGCCGGCGGGGCCGCCGGCTACGTCCACCGGATGGCGGTCCGCCGCCAGGCGGCAGGTCTGGGCGCGCTCCTCCTCGACTGGTCAGCGGACACCGCACGGTGCAACGGCCGGCACCTCCTGCGACTCGACTGCGTGGCGGCCAACGCCGGACTCCGCGCCTACTACGAGGCGCGCGGCTTCCTTCACCGAGGAGACGCGCCCGTGGGCGGGGCCCCCGGGCAGCGCCGCGACGACGGCCCCCGCACCTACGTCAGCCGCTATGAACTCACACTCCCGCCCGGGCCCGAATCCGCCGCACTTCCGAGATGA
- a CDS encoding SDR family oxidoreductase, translating into MTIERSPAASRPLALGTGVGRTVGIGAGIARRLAASGWDIAHTYWTPYDARMSWGVESGASAAIERDLARHGAATASIEADLADPGTPARIFDEAERLLGAVTALVMCHCESVDSGLLNTTVESFDRHFAVNARATWLLIREYGTRYSGAHGSGRIISLTSDHTVGNLPYGASKGALDRITLAAARELAHLGVTANVVNPGPVDTGWMSDELRATCVSQTPLGRLGTPQDTAHLVDFLCSPEGQWINGQLLMSNGGLA; encoded by the coding sequence GTGACCATCGAGCGCTCGCCCGCCGCCTCCCGCCCCCTCGCGCTGGGGACCGGCGTGGGCCGTACCGTCGGCATCGGCGCGGGCATCGCCCGCCGGCTGGCCGCGTCGGGCTGGGACATCGCCCACACCTACTGGACCCCCTACGACGCGCGCATGAGCTGGGGCGTCGAGTCAGGGGCGAGCGCCGCGATCGAGAGAGACCTCGCCCGGCACGGCGCGGCCACCGCGTCGATCGAGGCGGACCTCGCCGACCCCGGCACTCCCGCGCGGATCTTCGACGAGGCCGAACGCCTGCTCGGTGCCGTCACCGCGCTCGTGATGTGCCACTGCGAGTCGGTCGACTCGGGCCTGCTCAACACCACGGTGGAGAGCTTCGACCGGCACTTCGCGGTCAACGCCCGCGCCACCTGGCTGCTGATCCGTGAGTACGGCACGCGCTACTCCGGCGCCCACGGCAGCGGCCGGATCATCAGCCTCACCAGCGACCACACGGTCGGCAACCTGCCGTACGGCGCGAGCAAGGGCGCGCTGGACCGCATCACCCTGGCCGCCGCCCGCGAGCTGGCCCACCTCGGCGTCACCGCCAACGTCGTCAACCCCGGACCGGTGGACACCGGCTGGATGTCCGACGAGCTGCGGGCCACCTGCGTCAGCCAGACGCCGCTCGGCCGCCTCGGCACGCCGCAGGACACCGCGCACCTCGTGGACTTCCTCTGCTCGCCGGAGGGTCAGTGGATCAACGGTCAACTGCTGATGAGCAACGGCGGGCTCGCCTAG
- a CDS encoding AraC family transcriptional regulator, with protein sequence MEDALSSLLHDVRPAGALFDQSIVRPPWSLRFVEDTPLTLLTMLSGEAWVTPDGGEPVLLRTQDVALVLGPEPYTVADAPSTPPLAVVHDAERCTTPDGQAAEGLAMCGYEGDLDTSTVLLKGTYQVRGSVSRRVLDALPRIALVPAGPDGCPALNMIVGEIRRDKPGRQAVLDRLLDLLLVASLREWFDRPESAAPAWYQAHGDPLVGRALRLIHENPAHPWTVAELARKAGASRATFAQRFAELVGQPPMTYLTEWRLCQACDLLASSDATVEAIAHRVGYSNAYALSVAFKRVLGMRPSEHRAAGRALV encoded by the coding sequence GTGGAAGACGCGCTGTCGAGCCTGCTGCACGACGTCCGGCCCGCTGGGGCGCTGTTCGACCAGTCGATCGTGCGGCCGCCGTGGTCGCTGCGCTTCGTCGAGGACACGCCGCTGACCCTGCTCACGATGCTGAGCGGCGAAGCGTGGGTGACACCCGACGGCGGCGAGCCCGTCCTGCTGCGGACCCAGGACGTCGCGCTCGTCCTGGGGCCTGAGCCGTACACGGTGGCCGACGCCCCCAGCACCCCGCCCCTGGCCGTCGTCCATGACGCCGAGCGGTGCACGACCCCCGACGGGCAGGCCGCGGAGGGCCTGGCGATGTGCGGCTACGAGGGCGACCTCGACACCTCCACGGTGCTGCTCAAGGGCACCTACCAGGTGCGCGGCAGCGTCTCGCGGCGGGTGCTCGACGCGCTGCCCCGGATCGCGCTGGTCCCCGCGGGGCCCGACGGCTGCCCGGCGCTGAACATGATCGTCGGCGAGATCCGCAGGGACAAGCCCGGCCGGCAGGCGGTCCTCGACCGGCTGCTCGACCTGCTGCTGGTGGCCAGCCTGCGGGAGTGGTTCGATCGCCCGGAGTCCGCCGCCCCCGCCTGGTACCAGGCGCACGGTGATCCACTGGTCGGCCGCGCCCTGCGGCTCATCCACGAGAACCCGGCGCACCCGTGGACCGTCGCGGAGCTGGCCCGGAAGGCGGGCGCGTCGCGGGCGACGTTCGCCCAGCGCTTCGCCGAGCTGGTGGGCCAGCCGCCCATGACCTACCTGACCGAGTGGCGGCTCTGCCAGGCGTGCGACCTGCTGGCCTCGTCCGACGCCACCGTCGAGGCCATCGCGCACCGGGTCGGCTACTCCAACGCGTATGCGCTGAGCGTCGCCTTCAAGCGCGTCCTCGGCATGAGGCCGAGCGAGCATCGCGCGGCCGGCAGAGCTCTCGTCTAG
- a CDS encoding NAD(P)H-binding protein encodes MTEILVVGGTGKTGRRVAAGLRERGFTPRVASRSSARRFDWADERTWLPALSGVGAAYLVGPQGGNAAERLRPFAELAVAHGVERLVLLSARAWAELDDAAGLAAEQAVRESGAAWTILRPTWFAQNFSEDRLLVDAVAEGEVRLATGEGREPFVDLEDVAEVAVAAMTKPGHDGQVYELSGPDALTWGEAVDEIARAAGRPLRFTAVSGERNREELVARGYPAEFAAAVVALFEHIGQGRSPGRSDGVRRALGREPGSFRAYAQRTARFWRDQGRGPATERGGD; translated from the coding sequence ATGACAGAGATTCTGGTTGTGGGCGGCACGGGCAAGACCGGCCGCAGAGTGGCCGCCGGGCTGCGCGAGCGCGGCTTCACCCCCCGAGTAGCGTCCCGATCGAGCGCGCGGCGGTTCGACTGGGCGGACGAGCGGACGTGGCTCCCCGCGCTGTCCGGCGTCGGCGCGGCGTACCTGGTCGGCCCCCAGGGCGGAAACGCGGCCGAGCGGCTGCGGCCGTTCGCCGAGCTGGCGGTGGCGCACGGTGTCGAACGGCTGGTCCTGCTGTCCGCGAGGGCGTGGGCCGAGCTCGACGACGCTGCGGGGCTCGCCGCCGAGCAGGCGGTGCGGGAGTCGGGAGCGGCGTGGACGATCCTGCGTCCGACCTGGTTCGCGCAGAACTTCAGCGAGGACCGGCTGCTCGTGGATGCGGTGGCCGAAGGGGAGGTACGGCTGGCCACGGGCGAGGGACGCGAGCCGTTCGTGGACCTGGAGGACGTCGCAGAGGTCGCGGTCGCGGCGATGACCAAGCCCGGCCACGACGGGCAGGTCTACGAGCTGTCCGGGCCCGACGCGCTCACCTGGGGCGAGGCCGTGGACGAGATCGCGCGGGCGGCCGGCCGGCCCCTCCGGTTCACTGCCGTCAGCGGCGAGCGCAACCGGGAGGAGCTCGTGGCCCGCGGCTACCCGGCGGAGTTCGCGGCGGCGGTCGTCGCCCTGTTCGAGCACATCGGGCAGGGGCGCAGCCCCGGCCGCTCCGACGGGGTGCGAAGGGCGCTCGGCCGCGAGCCGGGCAGCTTCCGCGCCTACGCCCAGCGGACGGCCCGGTTCTGGCGTGACCAGGGCCGTGGACCGGCCACGGAGCGGGGAGGCGACTAG
- a CDS encoding AMP-binding protein, whose translation MGSLLATRAAATPHAPFLAFDDGESTTGLDYAAAARLAERGAAVLAGAGVGRGDRVALVLDNRPEFLACWFGAALIGAIVVPADPQTSVAELRHIVGHARCRVVVCPPRGRAGRVRRRGARRPLAGGAAAVPRQRAVLLRHVGAGHRRPREPAPGGGAVLRRVKTQGRARVRG comes from the coding sequence GTGGGATCGCTGCTGGCCACCCGGGCGGCGGCGACGCCGCACGCGCCGTTCCTCGCGTTCGACGACGGGGAGTCGACCACCGGGCTCGACTACGCGGCCGCCGCGCGGCTCGCGGAGCGGGGCGCCGCCGTCCTCGCCGGTGCGGGCGTCGGCAGGGGTGATCGGGTCGCCCTGGTGCTGGACAACCGCCCCGAGTTCCTGGCCTGCTGGTTCGGCGCCGCCCTGATCGGCGCGATCGTCGTGCCCGCCGACCCGCAGACCAGCGTGGCAGAGCTGCGGCACATCGTCGGGCACGCGCGCTGCCGCGTCGTGGTGTGCCCGCCCCGCGGTCGAGCAGGCCGTGTCCGACGACGTGGCGCCCGACGACCGCTGGCTGGTGGTGCTGCCGCTGTTCCACGCCAACGCGCAGTACTACTGCGCCATGTCGGCGCTGGTCACCGGCGCCCCCGGGAGCCGGCTCCCGGGGGCGGCGCCGTCCTTCGTCGGGTCAAGACGCAGGGGAGGGCGAGAGTCCGTGGGTGA
- a CDS encoding NAD-dependent epimerase/dehydratase family protein, which yields MNVLLAGATGTLGSVLIRHLLAAGHTVLGITRSGGGARRLAEAGAVPVVADMMDRAALLAALEGRQADALIHEATAITGLPLFHRALYATDALRDRGTAHLIEAAGLVGARRFVTQSFFLGYGYRDHGADPVTEDRPFAEPGQGAFDPHMRSMRANEEQVFGTPGLEGVSLRYGMFYGPEASTRKLMEMTRKRMLPVPDPAGTVSLIHIEDAASATVAALERGGAGRAYNVADDHPVRFDDYVRALASAAGARPPLRMPSALLRPMPYMYALMVGTRIRLSSERAKRELGWAPRYPSYREGLTHGLSPSPAS from the coding sequence GTGAACGTCCTGCTCGCAGGGGCCACCGGCACGCTGGGCTCGGTCCTGATCCGCCACCTGCTCGCCGCCGGTCACACGGTGCTGGGCATCACGAGGTCCGGCGGCGGCGCCCGGCGGCTCGCCGAGGCGGGTGCCGTCCCGGTGGTCGCGGACATGATGGACCGCGCGGCCCTGCTGGCCGCGCTCGAGGGCCGGCAGGCGGACGCGCTGATCCACGAGGCCACCGCGATCACCGGGCTGCCGCTGTTCCACCGCGCTCTCTACGCCACCGACGCCCTGCGCGACCGCGGCACGGCCCACCTCATCGAGGCGGCGGGGCTGGTGGGCGCGCGCAGGTTCGTCACCCAGTCGTTCTTCCTGGGGTACGGCTACCGCGACCACGGCGCGGACCCGGTCACCGAGGACCGCCCGTTCGCCGAGCCGGGACAGGGCGCCTTCGACCCGCACATGCGCTCGATGCGCGCCAACGAGGAGCAGGTGTTCGGCACGCCGGGCCTCGAAGGCGTCTCCCTTCGCTACGGCATGTTCTACGGCCCCGAAGCGTCGACGCGGAAGCTGATGGAGATGACGAGGAAGCGGATGCTCCCCGTGCCGGACCCGGCGGGCACCGTCTCGCTCATCCACATCGAGGACGCCGCCTCCGCCACGGTGGCCGCGCTCGAACGCGGCGGCGCCGGACGGGCCTACAACGTCGCGGACGACCATCCCGTCCGCTTCGACGACTACGTCAGGGCGCTCGCCTCGGCTGCGGGCGCGCGGCCGCCGCTGAGGATGCCCAGCGCCCTGCTGCGCCCGATGCCGTACATGTACGCGCTCATGGTGGGCACCCGCATCCGGCTGAGCTCCGAGCGGGCCAAGCGCGAGCTGGGCTGGGCGCCCAGGTATCCCTCCTACCGCGAAGGGCTCACCCACGGACTCTCGCCCTCCCCTGCGTCTTGA
- a CDS encoding MarR family winged helix-turn-helix transcriptional regulator, protein MAATHPPHIVALLYEAYLRVSDVVFEAGRSFDARLRPAHSAVFFHMEHEGIRLVRLAEKAQMTPQAMGDLVDDLEELGYLRRVPDPADRRAKLIVFTDRGDEALKAGYAAIDELERRLAALLGKDGLAALHTTLSRIITDF, encoded by the coding sequence TTGGCCGCGACGCATCCGCCGCACATCGTCGCCCTGCTGTACGAGGCCTATCTGCGCGTCTCCGACGTCGTCTTCGAGGCGGGCAGGTCCTTCGACGCCCGTCTCAGGCCCGCTCACTCGGCGGTGTTCTTCCACATGGAGCACGAGGGCATCCGGCTGGTCAGGCTGGCGGAGAAGGCCCAGATGACGCCGCAGGCCATGGGGGATCTGGTCGACGACCTCGAGGAGCTGGGGTACCTGCGCAGGGTGCCCGACCCCGCCGACCGCAGGGCCAAGCTCATCGTCTTCACCGACAGGGGGGACGAGGCGCTGAAGGCCGGATACGCCGCGATCGACGAGCTCGAACGCCGCCTCGCGGCCCTGCTCGGCAAGGACGGCCTCGCCGCGCTGCACACCACCCTGAGCCGCATCATCACCGACTTCTGA
- a CDS encoding maleylpyruvate isomerase family mycothiol-dependent enzyme, with amino-acid sequence MNREEIWAAIQAERYGLADLLDALSDDEWERPSLCAGWRVRDVAAHLALGPTISNGRALVELVRARGSFDRMIHDTAVRHARTPAAEIVEQIRASAVSRRLAPGTKPLDPLFDALVHGQDIAVPLGIERVMPLEAARTAAGHIWNRGFPFFAQRRLRGLRLVATDVDWSVGEGDVVEGPIQALLLLVAARPAALPGLGGAGAAALPARLS; translated from the coding sequence ATGAACCGTGAAGAGATCTGGGCGGCCATCCAAGCCGAGCGGTACGGCCTGGCCGACCTGCTCGACGCCCTGTCCGACGACGAGTGGGAGCGGCCGTCCCTGTGCGCCGGCTGGCGGGTGCGCGACGTGGCCGCCCACCTCGCGCTCGGACCGACCATCTCGAACGGCCGGGCACTGGTCGAGCTCGTCAGGGCGCGCGGCAGCTTCGACCGCATGATCCACGACACCGCCGTACGGCACGCCAGGACACCGGCCGCCGAGATCGTCGAGCAGATCCGCGCCTCAGCCGTCTCGCGGCGTCTCGCACCCGGCACCAAGCCGCTCGACCCGCTGTTCGACGCGCTCGTGCACGGCCAGGACATCGCCGTGCCGCTGGGCATCGAGCGCGTCATGCCGCTCGAGGCGGCCCGGACCGCCGCCGGCCACATCTGGAACCGTGGCTTCCCGTTCTTCGCTCAGCGCCGGCTGCGCGGCCTGCGCCTGGTCGCCACCGACGTGGACTGGTCGGTCGGCGAGGGAGACGTGGTGGAGGGGCCCATTCAGGCGCTGCTCCTGCTGGTGGCCGCGCGGCCCGCCGCCCTGCCGGGCCTCGGCGGCGCGGGCGCGGCGGCGCTGCCCGCGCGGCTGTCGTGA
- a CDS encoding cupin domain-containing protein yields MTETGDMKILRVDEVEAVEVSPGIVRRGLPATDQARGWMYDFAPGAEWPEVDVHEGEERYYVVSGEFIDNGHRLGPGSYVVFAPGSAHRPRTETGARMLGISIPPR; encoded by the coding sequence ATGACGGAAACCGGAGACATGAAGATCCTGCGGGTCGACGAGGTGGAAGCGGTGGAGGTGTCGCCCGGGATCGTCCGGCGCGGGCTGCCCGCCACCGACCAGGCGCGCGGATGGATGTACGACTTCGCGCCGGGCGCCGAATGGCCGGAGGTGGACGTGCACGAAGGGGAGGAGCGCTACTACGTCGTGTCGGGGGAGTTCATCGACAACGGCCACCGGCTCGGGCCGGGCAGTTACGTGGTCTTCGCGCCGGGCAGCGCGCACCGTCCCCGGACGGAGACGGGAGCGCGCATGCTCGGCATCAGCATCCCCCCGCGATGA
- a CDS encoding helix-turn-helix domain-containing protein encodes MHRHRVVALALPPQSTFELACAAEVFGVSRPGLPSRYEFTVCAERPGPVPTLAGYDMGVGEGLAAMESADTIVIPGWQRPEEPVAPAVLGALRRAHERGARLVSICSGAFLLAQAGLLDRRRATTHWRMAAELAARFPDVEVDPDVLYVDLGDIATSAGTAAGIDLCLHLVRGDQGAAYAAQVARHMVMPPHREGGQLQYAAPAAEGRRPDSLAPLLDWAAERLHEPLDLDALAVQAGVSARTLARRFAEQLGVSPGRWLLAQRIAAAQALLEETDLPVETIATRVGLSSAANLRRRFHRALRTTPAAYRRAFGR; translated from the coding sequence ATGCACCGTCATCGAGTCGTGGCCCTGGCGCTGCCGCCGCAGTCCACCTTCGAGCTGGCGTGCGCCGCCGAGGTCTTCGGGGTCAGCCGTCCCGGCCTGCCGTCCCGCTACGAGTTCACGGTGTGCGCCGAACGGCCGGGCCCGGTGCCCACCCTCGCGGGCTACGACATGGGGGTCGGCGAGGGCCTGGCGGCGATGGAGTCGGCCGACACGATCGTGATCCCGGGCTGGCAGCGCCCTGAGGAGCCCGTCGCGCCCGCCGTGCTCGGCGCGCTGCGGCGAGCGCACGAGCGCGGCGCGCGGCTGGTCTCGATCTGCTCGGGCGCCTTCCTGCTGGCCCAGGCGGGACTGCTCGACCGGCGCAGGGCCACCACGCACTGGCGGATGGCCGCCGAGCTGGCGGCGCGCTTTCCCGACGTCGAGGTGGACCCCGACGTCCTGTACGTCGACCTGGGTGACATCGCCACCAGCGCGGGCACCGCGGCGGGCATCGACCTGTGCCTGCACCTGGTCCGTGGCGACCAGGGCGCCGCCTACGCCGCGCAGGTCGCCAGGCACATGGTCATGCCGCCGCACAGGGAGGGCGGCCAGCTGCAGTACGCCGCCCCCGCAGCCGAGGGCCGGCGGCCCGACTCGCTGGCGCCCCTCCTCGACTGGGCCGCCGAACGGCTGCACGAACCGCTCGATCTGGACGCTCTCGCCGTCCAGGCCGGGGTGTCCGCCCGCACGCTCGCCCGCAGGTTCGCCGAGCAACTCGGCGTCAGCCCCGGCAGGTGGCTGCTGGCGCAACGCATCGCGGCCGCCCAGGCCCTGCTGGAGGAGACCGACCTCCCTGTCGAGACGATCGCCACGCGGGTCGGGCTGTCATCGGCGGCCAACCTTCGCCGGCGCTTCCACCGCGCCCTGCGCACCACACCCGCCGCCTACCGGCGCGCCTTCGGCCGGTAG
- a CDS encoding IS982 family transposase gives MTTDLNTLLTALYVKIDDWLGKAPRLGRPPKLTDAELLTLAVAQVLLGIGSEARWLRFVPRHLPGAFPYLPGQSGYNKRLRAALPLLQRAIRALALDTDLWADPVWVVDSTPVECGRSRPTTQRSDLAGWAGYGYCRSHSRWFWGLRLHLVCTPAGLPISWALATPKIDERQVLMAVLDHDPHLLATRPGLLIIADKGYVSAELDHYLAERGVRLLRPSYRNRTPRPGEQLLKPIRQLIESVNDTLKGQLDLELHGGRSPEGVGARIAQRILALTAAIWHNRATGQPVTRSLIAYDH, from the coding sequence GTGACGACAGACCTCAACACCCTTCTCACCGCACTGTACGTGAAGATCGACGACTGGCTCGGCAAAGCGCCCCGCCTCGGCCGCCCACCCAAGCTGACCGACGCCGAACTGCTGACCTTAGCGGTCGCCCAAGTCCTGCTCGGGATCGGCTCCGAGGCCCGCTGGCTGCGGTTCGTCCCCCGGCACCTGCCCGGCGCCTTCCCCTACCTGCCCGGCCAATCCGGCTACAACAAACGGCTCCGCGCGGCCCTGCCCCTGCTCCAGCGCGCCATCCGGGCCCTGGCCCTCGACACCGATCTGTGGGCCGACCCGGTCTGGGTGGTCGACTCCACCCCGGTCGAATGCGGCCGCTCCCGCCCCACCACGCAGCGCTCGGACCTGGCCGGCTGGGCCGGCTACGGCTACTGCCGCTCCCACTCCCGCTGGTTTTGGGGTCTGCGGCTGCACCTGGTCTGCACCCCGGCCGGACTGCCGATCAGCTGGGCCCTGGCCACCCCGAAGATCGACGAACGGCAGGTGCTGATGGCCGTCTTGGACCACGACCCGCATCTGCTCGCCACCCGACCCGGGCTGCTGATCATCGCCGACAAGGGCTACGTCTCGGCCGAACTGGACCACTACCTGGCCGAACGGGGCGTGCGGCTGCTGCGGCCGTCCTACCGCAACCGCACACCCCGCCCGGGCGAGCAGCTCCTCAAACCCATCCGCCAGCTCATCGAATCGGTCAACGACACCCTCAAAGGCCAACTCGACCTGGAACTCCACGGCGGACGCAGCCCTGAGGGGGTCGGCGCGCGCATCGCCCAGCGCATCTTGGCGTTGACCGCCGCTATTTGGCACAACCGCGCTACCGGCCAGCCCGTCACCCGGTCACTGATCGCCTATGACCACTAA
- a CDS encoding SRPBCC domain-containing protein — MSEDRIERETLIAASMERVWSLVTEPGFWVADPASVAGTAAKEGESMVAKNAEYGDFPVRVEKVEPPTYVAYRWASAFPGEELREDNSTLVEFTLTQEGDKTRLRVVESGFAALTGSEELRSKAVKDNSGGWPQVFDALKTRAEQPSA, encoded by the coding sequence ATGAGCGAGGATCGGATCGAGCGCGAAACCCTGATCGCGGCATCCATGGAGCGGGTCTGGTCGCTGGTGACCGAACCCGGGTTCTGGGTGGCCGACCCAGCGAGCGTGGCCGGCACCGCGGCCAAGGAAGGCGAGTCGATGGTGGCCAAGAACGCCGAGTACGGCGACTTCCCGGTGCGTGTGGAGAAGGTCGAGCCGCCGACGTACGTGGCCTACCGCTGGGCCAGCGCGTTCCCCGGTGAAGAGCTGCGCGAGGACAACAGCACCCTCGTCGAGTTCACGTTGACCCAGGAAGGCGACAAGACGCGGCTCCGCGTCGTCGAGAGCGGATTCGCGGCGCTGACCGGGTCCGAGGAGCTGCGCAGCAAGGCGGTGAAGGATAACAGCGGCGGCTGGCCCCAGGTGTTCGACGCGCTCAAGACGCGCGCCGAACAGCCATCCGCATGA
- a CDS encoding ArsR/SmtB family transcription factor, translated as MTDESRSAVEGVDSVLVALADPTRRQLLDLLAVHGEVTATTLAERLPISRQAVVKHLAVLDAAGLVSGRRVGREVRYAVRPAALDATARWMAALAADWDRRLANIKRIAEAVERDSP; from the coding sequence ATGACAGACGAATCTCGCAGCGCCGTCGAGGGGGTCGACAGCGTTCTCGTGGCGCTGGCCGACCCGACTCGACGGCAGCTGCTGGATCTGCTCGCCGTACACGGCGAGGTCACCGCGACAACGCTCGCCGAACGACTTCCCATCTCGCGGCAGGCGGTGGTCAAGCACCTCGCCGTCCTGGACGCCGCCGGGCTGGTCTCCGGCAGGCGGGTCGGACGCGAGGTGCGGTACGCGGTGCGGCCCGCGGCGCTGGACGCGACGGCGCGGTGGATGGCCGCGCTCGCCGCCGACTGGGATCGACGGCTGGCGAACATCAAGCGCATCGCTGAGGCAGTGGAACGGGATTCGCCCTAG
- a CDS encoding MFS transporter: protein MTTHTTSPPRFGSRQRLILFVLLGAGFMLSVDFSILNVALPEVGAGVGLGLAGLPWIASAYALPAAGFTLMFGRMADLFGRRRLFLCGMVLLIGASLLGGFAASPETLLAARALQGFATAITIPAALSLLTTTFAEGAARDRVLGLNGALLSAGFTVGALVGGTLVSLMSWRAAFFINIPVAVVILLLTPFLIRESSLPDRVRLDLPGALTVTGGLLAVIYAVIEKNIPSAVVGVLLLAAFWMIELRSPAPLAPVRILRRPTVKWGNYAGFVVFAMEPAMIFLTTLYLQKILGFSPLTTGLVFGVPGLAAVAAGVIAGRFIGRFGSRKVLTVGLAVQGLATLPLVFLGADRMALAVLIPALFIGFFGHVTSIVAYTVTATSGLPDEEQGLATGLASMTQQVAITVGIPILSSVAATQSVELTGIHLALSVNVAVTLVSVAFIWFGLRPRDEHRPAAAAVPLSRAADEELAAASD, encoded by the coding sequence GTGACTACCCACACCACCTCGCCGCCACGTTTCGGCAGCAGGCAGCGGTTGATCCTGTTCGTCCTGCTCGGCGCCGGGTTCATGCTGTCCGTCGACTTCTCCATCCTGAACGTGGCGCTGCCGGAGGTCGGCGCGGGCGTCGGGCTGGGACTGGCCGGACTGCCCTGGATCGCCTCCGCATACGCGCTGCCCGCGGCCGGCTTCACCCTTATGTTCGGCCGGATGGCGGACCTGTTCGGCCGCCGCAGGCTGTTCCTGTGCGGGATGGTCCTGCTGATCGGGGCCTCGTTGCTCGGCGGCTTCGCGGCCAGCCCCGAGACGCTCCTGGCCGCCCGAGCGCTGCAGGGCTTCGCCACCGCGATAACGATCCCCGCGGCGCTGTCACTGCTCACCACCACGTTCGCGGAAGGCGCCGCGCGTGACCGCGTCCTCGGCCTCAACGGCGCGCTGCTCTCCGCCGGCTTCACCGTTGGCGCGCTGGTCGGCGGCACCCTCGTCAGCCTGATGAGCTGGCGGGCCGCGTTCTTCATCAACATCCCGGTCGCCGTGGTCATCCTGCTGCTCACCCCCTTCCTGATCCGCGAGAGCAGCCTGCCCGACCGGGTGAGGCTGGACCTGCCTGGAGCGTTGACCGTCACCGGCGGTCTGCTGGCCGTGATCTACGCGGTCATCGAGAAGAACATCCCCTCGGCCGTCGTCGGTGTGCTGCTCCTGGCCGCGTTCTGGATGATCGAGCTGCGTTCGCCCGCGCCGCTCGCCCCGGTGCGCATCCTCAGGCGGCCCACGGTGAAGTGGGGTAACTACGCGGGATTCGTGGTCTTCGCCATGGAGCCTGCCATGATCTTCCTGACGACGCTCTACCTGCAGAAGATCCTGGGCTTCTCCCCGCTGACCACCGGCCTGGTCTTCGGCGTCCCCGGCCTGGCGGCCGTGGCCGCCGGGGTGATCGCCGGGCGCTTCATCGGGCGCTTCGGCAGCCGCAAGGTCCTGACCGTGGGCCTGGCCGTACAGGGCCTGGCGACCCTCCCGCTGGTGTTCCTCGGCGCCGACCGCATGGCGCTCGCGGTCCTGATCCCCGCGCTGTTCATCGGCTTCTTCGGGCACGTCACCTCCATCGTGGCGTACACGGTGACCGCGACCTCGGGCCTGCCGGACGAGGAGCAGGGCCTGGCCACGGGCCTGGCCTCGATGACCCAGCAGGTGGCCATCACCGTCGGCATCCCGATCCTGAGCTCGGTCGCCGCGACGCAGAGCGTGGAACTTACCGGCATCCACCTGGCGCTGAGCGTGAACGTGGCCGTGACGCTCGTCAGCGTGGCCTTCATCTGGTTCGGGCTGCGTCCACGCGACGAGCACCGGCCGGCGGCTGCAGCCGTACCGCTGTCGAGGGCAGCCGACGAGGAACTGGCCGCGGCTTCGGACTGA